Proteins found in one Chitinivibrionales bacterium genomic segment:
- the rpsI gene encoding 30S ribosomal protein S9 yields the protein MENVYSATGKRKDAIARVILKSGKGDRIVNGISIAEYLKSDVLIENAEQPFKLLQVGDTYDVVVKVSGGGLSGQSGAIRLGISRSLCQISEEYRKKLRKSGLLTRDSRVVERKKYGQAGARKRFQFSKR from the coding sequence TTGGAAAACGTTTATTCTGCAACAGGCAAAAGAAAAGATGCTATTGCCCGTGTTATTCTCAAATCCGGCAAAGGCGATCGAATCGTTAACGGTATATCGATTGCCGAATATTTAAAAAGCGACGTTCTCATCGAAAATGCCGAACAACCTTTCAAGTTATTGCAGGTGGGCGACACCTACGATGTTGTAGTGAAAGTATCGGGCGGCGGACTCTCGGGCCAATCCGGTGCTATTCGTCTTGGCATATCCCGTTCACTATGTCAGATCAGCGAAGAGTACCGTAAGAAGCTCCGTAAAAGCGGTCTGTTGACCCGGGATTCACGGGTTGTCGAGCGGAAGAAATACGGACAAGCCGGTGCACGGAAACGCTTTCAGTTCTCAAAACGATAG
- a CDS encoding isoprenyl transferase produces the protein MEALYLLITLDRRIRRYIMNIPRHIGIIMDGNGRWAKKRGLPRYAGHRAGTEATRKVVRACGELDISYLTIYVFSAENWQRPKKEVNLLMDLLVEMIRREVKDLDKNNVRLHAIGDLAKLPPKCSVELEKGIGKLSTNTGLNLILAISYGGRSEIVQAVKAFARRAQEHPEIIDTLDEKEFSTYLYTSPYPDPELIIRTGGENRISNFLIWQCAYAELYITDILWPDFNKDALVAALDDFNKRERRFGKVK, from the coding sequence ATGGAAGCTTTATATTTACTAATTACTTTAGACCGAAGAATTCGAAGATATATTATGAATATTCCCCGGCACATAGGTATTATCATGGACGGCAACGGGCGGTGGGCCAAAAAACGTGGCCTTCCCCGGTATGCGGGTCATCGCGCAGGAACCGAAGCCACCCGTAAGGTTGTACGTGCCTGTGGTGAACTTGACATCTCCTATCTGACAATTTATGTTTTTTCGGCAGAAAACTGGCAGCGTCCGAAGAAGGAAGTGAATTTACTCATGGATCTTCTGGTGGAAATGATCCGGCGGGAAGTAAAAGACCTGGATAAAAACAATGTACGGCTCCATGCGATCGGGGATCTGGCAAAGCTGCCTCCCAAATGTTCGGTGGAACTCGAAAAAGGGATAGGAAAACTTTCGACCAACACCGGTTTAAATCTGATACTGGCTATCAGTTACGGAGGGAGATCCGAGATTGTTCAGGCTGTAAAAGCATTTGCCCGGCGGGCGCAGGAACATCCGGAGATTATCGATACCCTCGATGAGAAAGAATTCAGCACCTATTTGTATACCAGCCCCTATCCCGACCCTGAACTCATCATTCGCACCGGAGGAGAAAACAGGATAAGCAATTTCCTGATCTGGCAATGTGCCTATGCGGAATTGTATATCACCGATATTTTATGGCCTGATTTTAATAAAGACGCCTTGGTGGCGGCTCTGGATGACTTCAACAAACGAGAACGCCGTTTCGGGAAAGTCAAATAA
- the rpsB gene encoding 30S ribosomal protein S2 has product MSSLTLQDLLEAGTHFGHQTKRWNPKMKRYILCPRNGIYIIDLNRTLQGIDSLIDRVQQEVKDGGKILFVGTKKQIKDCIREEAERCGMPYVTERWLGGMLTNFQTIRQSIKKLEKIEAMGTDGTAEALPKKEVLALNKKKDKLLMVLKGIRHVRRLPSLIFVVDTLKEHIAIAEAHRLRIPLGAIVDTNCDPEEIDYVIPGNDDALKSVQLIARTVSDAIIAASGTPDTEESMKKEQKSEEAEEGLKEEVSEVDETGEEKSEEDTPAKRKRRVVRRKKVETSEEE; this is encoded by the coding sequence ATGTCATCACTTACCCTTCAAGACCTGCTTGAAGCAGGCACGCATTTCGGCCACCAGACCAAGCGGTGGAATCCGAAAATGAAACGATATATTCTATGCCCCCGTAACGGCATCTATATCATCGACCTCAACAGAACACTTCAGGGAATCGACAGCCTTATCGATCGTGTACAGCAGGAAGTGAAAGACGGAGGTAAAATTCTTTTTGTGGGTACAAAAAAGCAGATCAAAGACTGTATCCGTGAAGAAGCCGAACGGTGTGGCATGCCCTATGTTACCGAACGGTGGCTTGGCGGAATGCTCACCAATTTCCAGACAATCAGGCAAAGCATTAAAAAGCTTGAGAAAATCGAAGCCATGGGGACCGACGGCACAGCAGAAGCGCTTCCCAAAAAGGAAGTTCTTGCTCTTAATAAGAAAAAAGACAAACTATTGATGGTCCTTAAAGGTATCAGACATGTCCGCAGATTGCCCTCACTGATTTTTGTTGTCGATACACTCAAAGAACATATTGCCATTGCCGAAGCGCATCGGCTTCGGATCCCCCTTGGCGCAATTGTCGACACAAATTGTGATCCTGAGGAGATCGATTATGTAATTCCGGGCAATGACGATGCATTGAAATCGGTACAGCTTATAGCCCGAACGGTTTCCGATGCGATAATTGCTGCAAGCGGTACACCCGATACCGAAGAGAGTATGAAAAAAGAGCAGAAATCCGAGGAAGCAGAGGAAGGCCTGAAGGAAGAGGTTTCGGAAGTCGATGAAACCGGTGAAGAAAAATCCGAAGAAGATACCCCTGCGAAGAGGAAACGTCGTGTCGTGCGGCGGAAAAAGGTAGAGACATCGGAAGAAGAGTAG
- a CDS encoding ribosome recycling factor, with protein sequence MSVTQSIHSETRQKMEKTIESLKREFSHIRTGRANPSLFDGIKVDYYGSIVPLNQAGTISIPEARLVTIQPWDKTMLPVIEKAIKASDLGLNPQNDGNQIRIPIPPLSEERRKEIFKNCKKISEDNKVAIRNVRRDSNEKIKKAEKDKEITQDVQKKAMDDIQKLTDSYIETIDKQLELKEKEIMEV encoded by the coding sequence ATGAGTGTAACACAATCGATTCATTCAGAAACCCGGCAAAAGATGGAGAAAACGATCGAAAGTCTTAAGCGGGAATTTTCACATATCCGGACCGGCCGAGCCAATCCTTCGCTTTTTGATGGGATCAAAGTCGATTATTACGGTTCGATTGTTCCCCTGAATCAGGCCGGTACTATTTCGATACCTGAAGCACGGCTGGTTACGATTCAGCCCTGGGACAAGACAATGCTGCCGGTAATCGAAAAGGCGATCAAAGCCTCCGATCTTGGACTCAATCCGCAGAATGACGGGAACCAGATCCGGATACCGATACCGCCGCTTTCTGAAGAACGGCGAAAAGAGATTTTTAAAAACTGTAAAAAGATCAGCGAAGACAACAAAGTGGCTATCCGTAACGTTCGCCGCGACAGTAATGAAAAAATCAAGAAAGCTGAGAAAGACAAAGAGATTACCCAGGACGTACAGAAAAAGGCCATGGATGATATCCAGAAGCTGACTGACAGTTATATCGAAACAATTGACAAGCAGTTGGAATTGAAAGAAAAAGAAATCATGGAAGTTTAA
- the rplM gene encoding 50S ribosomal protein L13 translates to MKTTVMNHKEIARKWYLVDAENKILGRLASEIAKKLIGKNKPFYSPNQDHGDNVVVINSDKVALSGRKPETKSYFRHSQYPGGEKIRPYRKQMELDSTRVIVNAVKGMVPKNTLGRAIMKKLHVYAGSEHPHEAQKPEPLSIGKSV, encoded by the coding sequence ATGAAAACTACAGTAATGAACCACAAAGAGATTGCCCGTAAATGGTATCTGGTTGATGCCGAAAACAAGATTTTAGGGCGTCTGGCTTCAGAAATTGCGAAAAAGCTGATCGGCAAAAACAAGCCGTTCTATTCTCCCAATCAGGATCATGGTGATAATGTCGTTGTTATTAATTCCGACAAGGTAGCGCTTTCGGGCAGAAAACCCGAAACCAAGTCGTATTTCCGTCATTCACAATATCCTGGAGGAGAAAAGATCCGCCCCTATCGCAAGCAGATGGAGCTCGATTCGACCCGGGTAATCGTGAATGCGGTGAAGGGAATGGTTCCCAAAAATACGCTGGGCCGTGCGATCATGAAGAAACTTCATGTATATGCAGGCAGCGAACACCCGCATGAAGCGCAGAAGCCCGAACCATTATCAATAGGAAAAAGTGTTTAA
- a CDS encoding elongation factor Ts: MTISAQQVRELREKTGLGMMTCKQALTETDGDMEKAIENLRKQGQATASKRAGKAANEGQVSIIIGDSDAIMFEINCETDFVARGDDFIALADAAYEAIAAARPKSLEEAKALKSDKLGGISIEEKVVELMGKIGEKITFRRYIYETCDSSSEKFFSYIHGGGKIGVLVKILSDNGSALASDAAASVGKDCAMQIAASVPLGINRESISPETVEKEKEIYFTQAKNSGKPEKVWDKIVEGKLNKYFKEATLYEQEFIKDTDKSVSQRIEEGAKEAGASLNVVWFKRFELGGEE, from the coding sequence ATGACTATCAGCGCACAGCAGGTCCGCGAATTGCGGGAAAAAACCGGCCTTGGTATGATGACCTGCAAACAGGCACTCACCGAGACGGACGGTGACATGGAGAAGGCGATCGAGAATTTACGGAAGCAGGGCCAGGCCACAGCATCAAAACGTGCCGGCAAAGCGGCAAATGAGGGCCAGGTCTCGATTATCATCGGAGATTCGGATGCAATCATGTTCGAAATCAATTGTGAGACCGATTTTGTAGCCCGGGGTGATGATTTTATCGCCTTGGCCGATGCTGCCTATGAAGCCATTGCTGCGGCTCGCCCAAAAAGCCTCGAAGAGGCAAAGGCGCTGAAAAGCGACAAGCTCGGTGGAATCAGTATCGAAGAGAAAGTTGTGGAACTGATGGGTAAAATCGGTGAAAAAATCACGTTTCGCCGTTATATCTACGAAACTTGCGATTCTTCATCGGAAAAATTCTTTTCCTATATTCATGGCGGCGGTAAAATCGGTGTCCTTGTCAAAATATTGTCCGATAACGGATCAGCCCTGGCTTCGGATGCAGCGGCTTCCGTGGGTAAAGATTGTGCGATGCAGATAGCAGCATCGGTCCCACTCGGTATCAACCGGGAGAGTATCTCCCCCGAGACAGTCGAAAAAGAGAAAGAAATCTATTTTACTCAGGCAAAAAATTCCGGAAAACCCGAAAAGGTATGGGATAAAATCGTTGAAGGTAAACTGAACAAATATTTCAAGGAAGCCACTCTTTACGAGCAGGAATTCATCAAAGATACCGACAAGTCGGTTTCGCAGCGTATTGAGGAAGGCGCAAAAGAGGCCGGTGCATCTTTGAATGTTGTCTGGTTCAAACGTTTTGAACTCGGCGGCGAGGAATAG
- a CDS encoding UMP kinase has product MAGVEPRYRSILLKLSGEALAGTRGHGIDPDIAEHIISEVKQVYDAGVKVGIVIGGGNIYRGASGPIARTTGDMMGMLATVINALALKEFFCSADIPAVAFSALRIDKAAEFFSADKARAVLNGGSIIIMAGGTGNPFFTTDTAAALRAAEIDAEVIIKATQVDGVYDSDPVKNPDAVRYETVSYDEALQKNLKVMDSTALSFCRDNSIPIVVFKLSDKGKLFKFVMGETIGSLITKGVEK; this is encoded by the coding sequence ATAGCCGGAGTGGAGCCTCGATACCGGAGCATACTGTTAAAACTAAGCGGTGAAGCCCTTGCCGGCACACGCGGCCATGGTATCGATCCCGATATTGCAGAGCACATAATTTCTGAAGTCAAGCAGGTTTACGATGCCGGTGTAAAAGTCGGCATCGTTATCGGCGGCGGGAATATCTACCGGGGTGCATCAGGCCCCATCGCCCGGACCACCGGCGATATGATGGGGATGCTTGCAACGGTTATCAACGCCCTTGCACTCAAGGAATTTTTTTGTTCGGCAGACATTCCTGCGGTTGCTTTCAGTGCGCTCCGTATCGACAAGGCAGCCGAGTTTTTCTCTGCAGACAAAGCCCGTGCCGTCCTGAATGGCGGCTCTATCATTATCATGGCCGGTGGAACCGGAAATCCTTTTTTTACCACCGATACGGCAGCCGCACTACGGGCCGCCGAAATAGACGCCGAAGTTATCATTAAAGCGACCCAGGTGGATGGCGTGTATGACAGTGATCCCGTGAAAAATCCCGATGCCGTCAGGTACGAGACGGTATCCTACGATGAAGCATTGCAGAAAAATCTGAAAGTCATGGATTCGACCGCTCTTTCATTCTGCAGAGACAACAGTATACCGATTGTTGTATTTAAATTATCCGATAAAGGGAAGCTTTTCAAGTTCGTTATGGGTGAGACAATCGGATCTTTAATTACGAAGGGAGTCGAAAAATGA